The following coding sequences are from one Carcharodon carcharias isolate sCarCar2 chromosome 11, sCarCar2.pri, whole genome shotgun sequence window:
- the si:ch211-214p13.8 gene encoding B- and T-lymphocyte attenuator isoform X1, with protein MTTRRRTMWYIRIRKYFFLAALLYFPIPIEGSYSCPLRVGNPRLMLTYSVGDSLTLNCTIWHCTGRPEIHWCKIISDKCLPLSEANTKRTTPNDTNNKTVVVYTISSVNLTDSGIYQCHATEMTVSSKGNSITVNVFESKGHISENNSTETPTNSTMKTSDPLSTPIWIFYSIIVIGILGTVLFLVLITYFCIRNFNEPQETREPTDNCRRNEGHAMTEINDKSTIYENTNECSEDTGSAIPNSLTVNNCNSPGNHGNETCFSKTAPNNTIIYASLNTSMLCRKSSITIPNEEDTEYAAIFIKN; from the exons GAAGTTACTCATGTCCATTGAGGGTGGGAAATCCCAGACTGATGCTTACTTATTCAGTTGGAGACAGTCTGACGTTGAATTGTACAATATGGCATTGTACTGGACGACCTGAGATACACTGGTGCAAAATCATTTCAGATAAGTGTCTGCCACTGAGTGAAGCAAACACAAAGCGGACAACTCCCAATGACACAAATAATAAAACCGTTGTAGTCTACACAATCTCTTCTGTTAACCTGACGGACAGTGGCATCTACCAATGCCACGCCACAGAGATGACTGTAAGTTCAAAAGGAAACTCCATCACTGTGAATGTGTTCG AATCAAAAGGACACATTAGTGAGAACAACTCCACTG AGACTCCTACAAACTCCACAATGAAGACATCAGATCCTCTCAGTACTCCGATTTGGATATTTTACAGTATTATTGTCATAGGAATTTTGGGTACCGTCCTATTTCTTGTGCTGATCACATATTTCTGCATCAGAAACTTTAATG AACCTCAAGAAACAAGAGAACCCACTGACAACTGTCGAAGAAATGAAGGTCAT GCTATGACTGAAATTAATGACAAATCTACAATCTATGAAAACACGAATGAATGTTCTGAAGATACTGGCTCTGCAATTCCAAATTCATTAACTGTTAATAATTGCAATTCTCCTGGAAATCACGGAAATGAGACTTGCTTCTCCAAAACAGCTCCAAACAATACAATTATTTATGCTTCATTGAACACATCCATGTTATGCAGAAAGTCATCAATCACTATCCCAAACGAAGAAGATACGGAATACGCTGCCATATTTATTAAAAATTAA
- the si:ch211-214p13.8 gene encoding B- and T-lymphocyte attenuator isoform X2, translated as MLTYSVGDSLTLNCTIWHCTGRPEIHWCKIISDKCLPLSEANTKRTTPNDTNNKTVVVYTISSVNLTDSGIYQCHATEMTVSSKGNSITVNVFESKGHISENNSTETPTNSTMKTSDPLSTPIWIFYSIIVIGILGTVLFLVLITYFCIRNFNEPQETREPTDNCRRNEGHAMTEINDKSTIYENTNECSEDTGSAIPNSLTVNNCNSPGNHGNETCFSKTAPNNTIIYASLNTSMLCRKSSITIPNEEDTEYAAIFIKN; from the exons ATGCTTACTTATTCAGTTGGAGACAGTCTGACGTTGAATTGTACAATATGGCATTGTACTGGACGACCTGAGATACACTGGTGCAAAATCATTTCAGATAAGTGTCTGCCACTGAGTGAAGCAAACACAAAGCGGACAACTCCCAATGACACAAATAATAAAACCGTTGTAGTCTACACAATCTCTTCTGTTAACCTGACGGACAGTGGCATCTACCAATGCCACGCCACAGAGATGACTGTAAGTTCAAAAGGAAACTCCATCACTGTGAATGTGTTCG AATCAAAAGGACACATTAGTGAGAACAACTCCACTG AGACTCCTACAAACTCCACAATGAAGACATCAGATCCTCTCAGTACTCCGATTTGGATATTTTACAGTATTATTGTCATAGGAATTTTGGGTACCGTCCTATTTCTTGTGCTGATCACATATTTCTGCATCAGAAACTTTAATG AACCTCAAGAAACAAGAGAACCCACTGACAACTGTCGAAGAAATGAAGGTCAT GCTATGACTGAAATTAATGACAAATCTACAATCTATGAAAACACGAATGAATGTTCTGAAGATACTGGCTCTGCAATTCCAAATTCATTAACTGTTAATAATTGCAATTCTCCTGGAAATCACGGAAATGAGACTTGCTTCTCCAAAACAGCTCCAAACAATACAATTATTTATGCTTCATTGAACACATCCATGTTATGCAGAAAGTCATCAATCACTATCCCAAACGAAGAAGATACGGAATACGCTGCCATATTTATTAAAAATTAA